tctgctcgataccgttgattgtccgcgattgccgttgttgtgtgttatacactgagacgagagtccttgccgatgaagaactccattggGTTAATCCactacgtacaaccggctaccatgggtttgtgttgttgttgtagcagtgtgttgcacattgagacggcagcccttgccgatgaaggattccatcgggtcaatccggtacgtacaaccggctgccatgagattgttgtagccacattttcacatggaggtggcgatcctcgtcaggctcctgtgtgagcaagctcgttccggcccaaagaaccgatcgcagCGGGAACGAGGTGgtaattggttattttaaggcgccaatagctcgtcttgtcatatcgagcatcataggcactcagtatttgtgcaagagccggtgccgcccggcctctcactgagactctttgatcaataccgctgattgtccacgaatGCCTTTgcggctactccgtatggagcaatccactatccgcaaactgtggacgcttccagtagctcacagctaagcttctcgtgacagcaatgaacatcacacagatcggacctcaatgtacGATACGTTTTTATTCACTATCCTTCCCCGACTATTACTGgccacatttgtattgtaaccGCTGATTTGCGCTAAGCAGCTATCCTGATCGAAGCCGTTTCGTAAACCCGACTAAAATCGGAATATTGAAAGTAACGTCCAGAAATTTTTGTGTAAACTAAAGGCAAagtatgctgttgttgttatagtaTGTTGTATATAGAGGCGGCAacacttgccgatgaaggactccatcgggtgaATCCGGTATATACAACCGGCCGCCATGGGATTAAGGGCCATAGCTATATTTCACTTTTGGAAAATATGAACAATTGAACCACAAATAGATTAAAAAACCAAACCAAGTTTGGCCAGTATGATGACTTACATCCTAAGAGTTCAGCAACAGTCTCACGTGTCACCAGAAATCCAGCTTCTAAGTACACAACCATTGCAATAATGAATACCAAACGCTGCGTTATAAAGGTCCAGTGATCCGAATATCTACAAGTACATTAATTTAAACAATAAGTCAATAGGAGTTGCTTAAAATCCCACACACGAATGTGAGTGTGACTCACTTATAGTACTGTCCTATAGGTATTATTGCGGCCAACTTTTTATAGCTATCTGCACAAGCCGAGATCTGTTTCCGGGCACCCGCACATGCATAGTCAACTAAgaagaatatataaaaaaaaatcaattttatgtGCCAAACTCTTACTTTTTTCCAGGTCACAGTGAATGACTTGAAGTTGGATTGTGGCTTCTTTGGCTAGAGATTCAATTTCTCTGACGACTACGCGTATATTCTAAAAAGGAAATATTGAGATAAGAGTATATTTCACTCATTCACATTCTCTATGCTACAAAGGGTACCTCACGCATTTCTTGCTCATTatcaatatatttttgatagtttTCAAACAAACTTAAATTCACAAAATTCATGTCAGTATTTGGAATTTCTGCCCAAAGTAAAGTAAATTCTTTATTGAGTCTTCTTCTTACTTTGACATTAAATGCTTAACGAACGGTTAACAGCTAAACCTTAGaactatctattgggttgcccaaaaagtaaatgcggatttttcatatagtcggcgttgacaaattttttcacagcttgtgactctgtaattgcattctttcttctgtcagttatcagctgttacttttagcttgctttagaaaaaaagtgtatttgattaaagttcattctaagttttattaaaaatgcatttactttcttttaaaaattcgcaattactttttgggcaacccaatatgtcttGTTCTAACTTTCGATTATGTTGTATATAAGCTTCTTGCTATTTGAGAGAGCATACATGTATGAACATGCAATGAGATTGAGTGAGACAGGGCTTGCTCGCGGCCTTAACATTTTCATTCAGAGCTAAGTGTcagttaaaataaataatacaacTACAACTAGATAACACTTATAATAAATAACAACGAGTCTGTTAACACAGAGACTATGACGTATGTATACgatccaggattcactaatagaaggttaggtcacatgcaaaaacacaaagtggataggccccataaacatcattaaggatgtcaaatctgacgattgaaaatgtcatcatataggagaaaacgtaaacaaagaatgaatgtaaaaagagaacaagttgacatcctcaatgccaagtactgccaaatattaaaaaaaaagtatatcggctgatcgcttggcttaaccttattcagtgaatcctgtatACGATCATACATGTATTAAAACACAGAACATGTATTCATTAATGAATGTGCAAAGCACGATATCACAGGCGAGATCTGTAAATAAGTAATAATTACTGTCTGCGGCTTAATATTAAAGAATAATAATTAATAgattaaaggaaaaaaaaaaataagagtcGTCCTCTCATCTCAGGTACATAAGTGAAATTAAACTACAAAAACTAGATGAATGTGgttcgtaaaatatatattaaaatatgaataAAGAAAAGAGGTATACAATATTGCATTTTCCCCCTTTGCCCCTATGAGAACCGGGCGACGTCTTTACGTAAAATTGTGGCAAGGCGTTTTGATCTGTATTATGGCTAATATTTTCGTTGAGAATGGCAATTGGCAACAAGTAAGTGGATTCAGACCAGCGTATGTTTTTCTCTGCATTAAAAACATCGGACAAAAGTGAGTCTTCGTAGGTTAAAAGTTTCTCACTGAAACTTTTTAGGTGATGCATCGCATATTCGCAGAGTGGTTGGATATTTGCAGCATCATATATGGAAGCGTTGGAATATCTTTTCGTTGGATTCTGGTAGTTTTTGTTGACGCACTTTCTCAGGACGGACTTTGCTTTCAAAGATTTCCATCTCCATAGCAACTACTGGTGAGATGAAGAACCAAATTGGGAATCCATAAAGCAGCACAGACCTGATGGCCACTTTATATAAAAGCAGTTTGGTATTTTGTGGTAAGTACTTGTTGTTAAATAGGGATGAAAAGTATCTGctatttttttgccttttgtaGAGTGGCCCTTGCGTGTTTATTAAACTTCATTAAGTTGCCGAAGTTAATGCCTAGATACTTAACTGACGTTTTAAATGGAATATTGGTGCCCTCCAGTGAGTGATGAAGCCGTTTGCTTTCTGGTACTACATTCCTCGGACATTTTCCCGAGGCATTCCTGATACAGATGGCTTCTGATTTCGCTGCATTTATTTTGATTCCCCATTTTCTTTAGAAGCCGTTTATCAAGTTAAGATGTGTTGACGCTTTATTTAACGCTTC
The genomic region above belongs to Stomoxys calcitrans chromosome 5, idStoCalc2.1, whole genome shotgun sequence and contains:
- the LOC106096032 gene encoding translin — encoded protein: MNFVNLSLFENYQKYIDNEQEMRENIRVVVREIESLAKEATIQLQVIHCDLEKIDYACAGARKQISACADSYKKLAAIIPIGQYYKYSDHWTFITQRLVFIIAMVVYLEAGFLVTRETVAELLGLKTNQAEGFHLDIEDYLMGILQMASELSRFATNSVTMADYDRPLNISRFMADLHSGFRLLNLKNDGLRKRFDALKYDVKKIEEVVYDITIRGFRNAGVTNAAELPTST